GGAGAACGAAACCTTTAACACCCTTAAAAACCTCGGTTACAACCTCGAACATAATTACGGTCATGGCAAGCAACATCTTTCCACTGTGTTCGCCACCCTGATGATGTTGGCCTTCCTGATCGACCAGATTCAGGAAGCTTGCTGCCAGTACTTCCAAGCCGCCCGCACCCGCTTACAGAGCCGTACCGCATTGTGGGAGAAGATGCGTGGGATGTTCCGTGAGCATCTGATTAGCGATTGGGAGTCCTTCTATGCTGCCATCATTTGGGGTTATGAACATGCTGACCTGACACCCAAAGGCATTCGCAGCGGATGAAAATCAGGCTTGAGGGTACGCTGGGGTTTTCCAACAGGGTGTTGGGTTATGCAAAAGTCAGGCGGTATTCGGGCAGGCTTTCAGGGCTTGGAGGGTATGGTTGTGCCCGTAAAAATCAAAGCCCTCGCAGGTCTGCGAAGCTCTGATTACCGATGGATAGCGGGAATTGCTGTTTGGGGAGTCTTTTTTTAGTTGTTTTGTAGCAGAACTCTCAGTAAGAAATGAAATTTTCTCTAAAGGATAACCACAATGAATACACTGATTAGACAGATTACTAATGTTGCGATGACATTCGGGACATTTTATGATTGACATAAGTATTATATTTAATGTTGATTGGTTAAGTTAGTTAGTATGAAATATTCTAAAAATTTATTAATTGGCGTTCTGGAATGTCGGGTTATACCGCTTTTGACTAATTGCTGCGCACACGTAGCATGTCGGATCGCTGACACGCTACCGCCCTGCCACGTTGAAACCAGCATAGGGTCGGTTGCGTGTTTTTATGATTGGTATGGCATAAGTTAAGTTATCGGCAGTATTTGACGAATTGCCCGAAACTCTATCATAAACTGACGAAAAATACCCACTTAATAATGCGCTGACCCAATCACGCGGACATTCGCCTCAAGAAAGCCCTTGGCGCATTCTAGCGGGCGTTACGCTTCCGGTTCAGCAGGCTGGGTGAAATCAACGCCTTCGTAGATGTCCGCGAGAGTCAGGGTGGCTTCCGGGCAAGGCAGCGTAATCGTTTGTTCCAATGAGTCAAACCGTGCCACATCCCAAGCGCCTTCTGCATCGCGGTAAAACAGCGTTACTTGCGGCTGATCTTGCGCCACGATCAGGTAGACCTGCAACGATGCCAGCTTTTGGTAAGCGATCAGCTTTTCGGTGAAATCCTTCCACTCCGTGGATTTGGAGGTGACTTCCACGATCAGACACGGTTTTTCCAGATAATACTCATCGGCTTCATCGCGTTGGCAACCGACGATCACATCGGGGTAGTAATACGCCTTGGAACGTTGCGCCCGCACTTTGACATCGGAAGTATTGACCTTGCAGGGTGTGCCACGTGTTGCGGCGCGTAATGCAAAGGCTATATGTAAGGCAATATCATTGTGCCTGATGGATGTACCCGCCATCGCGTATATCTGTCCATCCACGTATTCATGGCGAAATTCGGCGGTTTTCTCGCCTTCCAGATAATCCTGTTCGGTAATGTACGCAGTGTTTTCGGCGGTATTTTTTATTGCCAGCATGGTATCGTTCCGATGGCTACTTTAGGTTAGATGGTTCGATCATAGTGTAGCAAGAAATGACACGTACACGGGGATGCCATGCTGGAATTCTGGAACACTGTCCTGTTTTCCTTTGCGGTGACGGGGCCGATTTTTTTATTGCTGGGCTTGGGCGCATGGCTGGCGCATCTGCGGGCGGTGAATGACAATTTCGTGGAAGTCGGCTCGCGCTTGGTGTTTACCTGGGCGTTGCCTGCCTTGTTGTTTGTGAGTATCGCGAAAACCTCGATCAGCGCCACCACGAATCTGGAACTGATTGCCTACGGTTTGGTGGCAATGTTGGTGCTGTTCGTGTTGACGGAATGGGCAGTAACAGCCTTGGTGCAGCCGCCAGAAGATCGCGGCGTGGTGGTGCAGGGTATTTTTCGTTCCAATATGGCGATTATTGGGCTGGCGTATTGCGTGAATGCTTACGGTGAGGTGGCGTTGGCGGCAGCGTCGTTATACGTGGGGATTTTGAGCATTTTGTTCAATATTCTGGGGGTGATTACCTTGAGCCGTTCTCTGCATAAACACCAAGGCGTGGGGCGGATGTTGCGTAATATTGTCACCAATCCCTTGATTATCGGCATTGTATTGGCATTGCCGTTTGCATGGTGGGATGTGCGCCCGCCTGCGCTGGTGATGAAAGCCGGTGAAACTTTGG
The window above is part of the Thiothrix winogradskyi genome. Proteins encoded here:
- a CDS encoding AEC family transporter — encoded protein: MLEFWNTVLFSFAVTGPIFLLLGLGAWLAHLRAVNDNFVEVGSRLVFTWALPALLFVSIAKTSISATTNLELIAYGLVAMLVLFVLTEWAVTALVQPPEDRGVVVQGIFRSNMAIIGLAYCVNAYGEVALAAASLYVGILSILFNILGVITLSRSLHKHQGVGRMLRNIVTNPLIIGIVLALPFAWWDVRPPALVMKAGETLADMTLPLALLCTGASLDFHTLKQEFSNTMLASLSKLMAIPFLFTLGGWWWGFRGMDLGILLLMSSAPTAAASYVMARAMGGNATLAANTVALTTLGSLLTTSVGIMVLQGRGLM
- a CDS encoding Uma2 family endonuclease produces the protein MLAIKNTAENTAYITEQDYLEGEKTAEFRHEYVDGQIYAMAGTSIRHNDIALHIAFALRAATRGTPCKVNTSDVKVRAQRSKAYYYPDVIVGCQRDEADEYYLEKPCLIVEVTSKSTEWKDFTEKLIAYQKLASLQVYLIVAQDQPQVTLFYRDAEGAWDVARFDSLEQTITLPCPEATLTLADIYEGVDFTQPAEPEA